AGAATTTGACGTAATAGATATCTTCGGGCTTTGCCCCCATTTTCGCGAGGCGAGTATGCCAGTCAGAGATGCCTCGGATAATTTCTTTGGGAGCTGCTTGGGTTATTGTTGCGGAGCTGACATTTAGATACAGGTTTTCCCTAGGCTGCCTAAGACCATAACTTGATAAAACGAACAAACAGCCTAGTGAGCAGATTAGTCTGAACAACCCAGTGCTTATCGAGTTCATAATCCTATTTTAAGTGCCCTGGCTAGGCGATTGGCGGCTTCTATTGCGCGATCGCAACAAAGAAATACACCGGGTCAACCCCGTCTCGGAGGCCGCAGGCGATCGCCCCGGGCCAGGTAAATTTATATGAGGAAATTTTCACTTAATGAAGCATATTTGTATCATTGAATACAGAAACTGAAAAATAAAATTACTTTCGAGAAAGCCATGACAAGTGCCGTTGCTACCCCGTTGGACGTGTCTGCGATTCGTTACTGTGCCATCACCGCAGAACATCCTTTTGATACTAATTTCGCCCCGGCCCAGGCCAATAGCGACTGGGTGAAGTTAGTAGAAACCGAAGATGATGAATATGCTCTACTGCTTTGCTCCTACTCCCAAGAAGAATGGGTTGTCTGGCTACCCTCCCAAGGGGAAACCATTCTCCATCAAGAAAAAATGTGTCGTCTTGCTTAGGTTTAGGCTGTGACAGGGTTTTCATCATCACTGCGAACGGGTGATTTATTTAACCCTCGGTGGTTATGGAGGGCGATAAGGCCGAGGCTGACCTCAGAAGTTGGAAGTATAGCCTCGGCAAGATTTCAGCAGATTCAGGGGTAGATTGATTTGGTGTGGTTGGTGGTTTTCGTAAAATTTCCGTGGGCTCCCATAGTAAGATCAGTGGGCTAATGCCATATTGTGAGTTTTTTATAAGTCCATGGTTGCCCCTGAGTCCGCAGAAAATCTGTCTGAACAACTTGATCGCATTCATCGGGAATTGTTGGCGATCGCCAGCCAGTATGAAGGTAATGGGGAGCGTCTATTAGAAATTTTGCGCCAACTCGAACTCACCCATCGTCAGATTTCTGAAGAATATTTTTACCCGAGTCTGCCGGAGCGACGTCGGGATTTATACAATATCCTGCGGGATATGGAGACAGAGGGGGGCTGGCCGTATATTGCTCGCCCAAAGTTAAAGTTTATTTTAGAAAAATTACTGGCGGCTGAGACAGAAAATTCTACGGCAGAATAGGTTTTATCCAGTCTTTTGCCGAGCCCATGTGCCCTGTTCATCCACACCATCAGTTGATTCGCAATATCCAGGCCGCCATTGATACCACCCAAGATTTGGCGGCTTTGTTTCCCCGGGCGATCGCCGACTTGCAGGCTGCTTTTGCGGTGGATGAGGCCACAATTGGGCTAATTAAATCGACCCATCCCCTCCGGCAACGGCGGGAGCAGATCGCCACGGCGACCCTCGAACTACAACTGCCCTCAGAACAGCTGCCCTGCCGCTGGGCTCTCCAGGATTGTGACTTTTGTCAGGCGGCCTGGCATCAAGCACCGGAGATTTGGATGCTCTCCCCAGGGCAGGCTCAAAGAGAGGGGCGATCGCCCCTCTCCTTGGCGCAGTATCATCAAATTCTGCTCGCGCCACTCATGGGCGGCCAACGTCTTCTCAACCAAGAACAGACTGTTTTGGGGTTCATCATGCTCATGGGGCGATCGCCCGGGGTGTGGCTCCCCGAAGATCTTTCGACCCTCGCGATCATCGCTCACCAACTGGGTCAAACAATCATCCACCGCCAGACCCTCAGACAAATCCAAGCCTTGGT
The nucleotide sequence above comes from [Synechococcus] sp. NIES-970. Encoded proteins:
- a CDS encoding hypothetical protein (conserved hypothetical protein); translation: MVAPESAENLSEQLDRIHRELLAIASQYEGNGERLLEILRQLELTHRQISEEYFYPSLPERRRDLYNILRDMETEGGWPYIARPKLKFILEKLLAAETENSTAE